In the Theobroma cacao cultivar B97-61/B2 chromosome 1, Criollo_cocoa_genome_V2, whole genome shotgun sequence genome, one interval contains:
- the LOC18612518 gene encoding uncharacterized protein LOC18612518 encodes MDLEENLESLSLQNSDQSQSRELWRMKVASNVFFIYDDEDGFANAIAQGLCPTPYPYNKVFELLHLGLREYDHKYLNLTGSVAQLRDEDNAKATMVMLHHLEPPILSHAINAVLAKIADAEHISSTVPSIVAPFLVPASKLKLEGGNLTTNSNKLPLYGIQVGPETDASRVIAAKTQKPPLSLQIHYEPLACFLQIVRAANLPTSIIVGQRSQSPFNEALIEDLETLYEIGELMASTTGTYFRREQMKTNWIPTAKSGSGGREPWRAFYG; translated from the exons ATGGATCTAGAGGAAAATCTGGAATCACTCTCACTCCAAAACAGCGACCAAAGCCAAAGTAGAGAGCTATGGAGAATGAAGGTGGCTTCGAACGTCTTCTTCATTTACGACGACGAAGATGGATTCGCAAACGCCATCGCCCAAGGTCTCTGCCCTACCCCCTACCCTTATAATAAAGT CTTTGAGTTACTCCACCTGGGATTACGGGAATACGATCACAAATATCTAAATTTGACTGGTTCTGTGGCTCAATTGAGGGATGAAGACAATGCGAAG GCAACAATGGTGATGCTACATCATTTGGAGCCACCAATACTGTCACATGCTATAAATGCAGTTCTGGCTAAAATAGCAGATGCCGAGCACATATCATCTACCGTACCCAGTATCGTAGCCCCTTTTCTTGTGCCAGCATCAAAGCTTAAGTTGGAAGGTGGAAATTTAACAACAAATAGCAACAAGCTTCCTCTTTATGGTATTCAAGTAGGCCCAGAGACCGATGCAAGTCGAGTCATTGCTGCCAAAACCCAGAAGCCTCCCCTATCTTTGCAAATTCATTATGAGCCTTTAGCTTGCTTTCTTCAGATAGTCCGAGCTGCAAACTTGCCAACTTCTATTATAGTTGGGCAAAGAAGCCAAAGCCCATTTAATGAAGCTTTAATTGAGGACCTAGAG ACCCTCTATGAGATAGGAGAGCTCATGGCAAGCACCACTGGCACATACTTCCGGAGAGAGCAAATGAAAACTAATTGGATTCCTACAGCAAAGTCAGGCAGTGGTGGTCGAGAGCCATGGCGTGCATTCTATGGTTAA
- the LOC108661342 gene encoding uncharacterized protein LOC108661342 produces MSGDRSWMYRRLHNRFITAEFVNGVTEFINFACSMTTFMWKNKIRCPCTRSSNNKFLDKDKVTEHLLNRGFTRAYTIWSLHGEDRVGQSSRSRSRVEPSLRFEGDAAFREPIYEDEIENPYTRMVRDVMRPEVTFNHGSENESSFVEEDPNPNASSFYSLLSNVEEPLWVGCTKHTTLSAVSQLLNVKAEYNLSESCFDQLLEIIKNMLPSDENLLIDFYRMKKKVAKLGFGYIKIDACKNNCMLFYERLATFEHCQVCGHPRYKQRNSSVRRHKKIPYKILRYLPLISRLQRLYMSCKTAEHMTWHAQHHSDDGLLRHPVDGEAWQHFNHTHEFFAMEPRKCKTRVMC; encoded by the coding sequence ATGTCGGGAGATCGCTCTTGGATGTACCGTCGATTACATAATAGATTCATTACAGCTGAATTTGTAAATGGAGTTActgaatttattaatttcgCATGTTCGATGACTACATTTATgtggaagaataaaattagatGCCCTTGCACACGATCTAGTAACAACAAGTTCTTAGATAAAGATAAAGTCACAGAACACCTCCTAAACCGTGGCTTTACTAGGGCTTACACAATTTGGAGTTTACATGGGGAAGATCGTGTTGGACAATCATCAAGAAGTAGATCTAGAGTTGAACCATCCCTTAGATTTGAGGGAGATGCTGCTTTTCGAGAACCTATCTATGAAGATGAAATAGAAAATCCATATACTAGAATGGTTAGGGATGTTATGCGTCCCGAAGTTACTTTCAACCATGGTTCTGAAAATGAGTCTAGCTTTGTGGAAGAAGATCCCAATCCAAATGCATCTTCCTTTTACTCTTTGTTAAGCAATGTAGAGGAACCTTTGTGGGTAGGTTGCACAAAGCACACAACACTTTCAGCTGTGTCGCAACTGTTAAATGTTAAGGCGGAGTACAATTTGAGTGAATCATGTTTTGATCAACTGTTGGAGATAATAAAGAATATGTTGCCATCTGATGAGAATTTACTTATCGACTTTTATAGAATGAAGAAGAAGGTAGCAAAGCTTGGTTTCGGATATATCAAAATTGATGCTTGTAAGAACAATTGCATGTTATTTTATGAGCGACTCGCTACATTTGAGCATTGTCAGGTATGTGGACATCCTCGGTATAAACAGAGGAATTCAAGTGTGAGAAGGCATAAGAAAATTCCTTACAAGATTTTGCGTTACTTGCCACTTATATCGAGGCTTCAAAGGCTTTATATGTCATGTAAAACTGCTGAACATATGACGTGGCATGCGCAACACCACAGTGATGATGGACTCCTTAGACACCCTGTTGATGGTGAGGCTTGGCAACACTTCAATCACACACATGAATTCTTTGCAATGGAACCTCGAAAATGTAAGACTCGGGTTATGTGCTGA